From the Vicia villosa cultivar HV-30 ecotype Madison, WI unplaced genomic scaffold, Vvil1.0 ctg.002818F_1_1, whole genome shotgun sequence genome, one window contains:
- the LOC131639876 gene encoding uncharacterized protein LOC131639876 — MAPIRSTGFVDPGWDHGIAQDERKKKVRCNYCGKVVSGGIYRLKQHLARVSGEVTYCEKAPEEVYLKMKENLEGCRSNKKQKQVDAQAYMNFHSNDDEDDEEQVGCRSKGRQLMVERNVSVNLTPLRSLGYIDPGWEHGVAQDERKKKVKCSYCEKVVSGGINRFKQHLARIPGEVAPCKSAPEEVYLKIKDNMKWHRTGKRHRHPEGKELLAFYSKSDNDDDEYEQPEDTLHHMNKEALIDIDRRYSKDTEKTFKGMSTGPEPVLRRSKLDSFYRKPPTNQTPTTYKHLKVKTGSSTKKLRKEVISSICKFFCHAGIPLQAADSIYFHKMLEMAGQYGQGLVCPPSQVISSRFLQEEINSIKNYLIEYKASWAITGCSVLADSWRDTQGRTIINFLVSCPHGVYFVSSVDATNVVEDAPYLFKLLDKLVEEIGEENVVQVITENTPNYKAAGKMLEERRRNLFWTPCATYCFNQVLEDFMKIKFVEECMEKGQKITKLIYNQIWLLNLMKSEFTQGKDLLRPAGTQCASSFATLLSLLDHRVSLRRMFLSNKWMSSRFSSSSEGKEVQRIVLNVTFWKKMQYVRKSVEPILQVIQKLSSGESLSMPFLYNDLYRARLAIKFGLGDDARKYEPFLKVIDRHCNSLFCHPLYKAAYFLNPSYRYRQDFAAHSEVVRGLNECIVRLDLDSMRRISASMQIAHYNSAQDDFGTELAISTRTDLEPAAWWQQHGISCLELQRIAVRILSQTCSSFACEHDSSMYDQIYSKKKNRLSQKKLNDIMYVHYNLRLRECQVRKRSRESKSTSVDNVLQEHLLGDWIVDTAAQSSDVDKNIPFGVELDDEYENDSIDYEDGGAARHLKGSLELMTMADGAVGSSDADHANIDGATDDESDLNYFDDDLSD, encoded by the exons ATGGCTCCAATACGTTCCACTGGATTTGTTGATCCCGGTTGGGATCATGGCATTGCTCAAGATGAGCGCAAAAAGAAGGTTAGATGTAATTACTGTGGGAAAGTTGTTAGTGGTGGGATATACAGATTAAAACAGCATTTAGCTCGAGTTTCTGGTGAAGTAACGTACTGTGAAAAGGCTCCAGAGGAAGTCTAccttaaaatgaaggaaaatctgGAAGGGTGTCGTTCCAATAAGAAACAAAAGCAGGTTGATGCCCAGGCATATATGAATTTCCACTCTAATGATGATGAAGACGATGAAGAGCAAGTTGGGTGTAGAAGTAAAGGGAGGCAGTTGATGGTGGAAAGGAACGTGTCTGTAAATTTGACTCCTCTTCGATCTTTAGGATATATTGACCCGGGGTGGGAACATGGTGTTGCTCAGgatgagagaaagaaaaaagttAAATGCAGTTACTGTGAGAAAGTTGTCAGTGGAGGTATTAATAGGTTTAAACAACATTTGGCTAGAATTCCTGGAGAGGTAGCACCTTGTAAAAGTGCTCCAGAAGAAGTTTATCTTAAAATTAAAGATAATATGAAATGGCATCGCACTGGAAAGAGACATAGGCATCCTGAGGGTAAGGAACTGCTGGCTTTCTACTCGAAGTCCGATAATGATGATGACGAATACGAGCAACCGGAGGATACTTTGCATCATATGAACAAGGAAGCTTTGATTGATATTGATAGGAGATACTCCAAAGATACAGAAAAGACCTTCAAGGGAATGTCCACTGGCCCAGAACCAGTGTTGAGAAGATCGAAATTGGATAGTTTTTACCGGAAACCTCCCACGAATCAGACTCCTACAActtacaaacatttaaaagttaaGACAGGGTCGTCCACAAAGAAATTACGCAAGGAAGTTATTTCCTCGATATGCAAGTTCTTTTGCCATGCTGGAATCCCTTTACAGGCTGCTGACTccatatattttcataaaatgctGGAAATGGCTGGTCAATATGGACAAGGACTGGTATGCCCGCCCAGCCAAGTTATTTCTAGTCGCTTTTTGCAGGAGGAAATCAATTCCATTAAGAATTACCTTATTGAATATAAGGCTTCCTGGGCAATCACTGGTTGTTCTGTACTGGCTGATAGTTGGAGAGATACCCAGGGTAGGACAATTATAAACTTTCTTGTTTCGTGTCCTCACGGTGTATACTTTGTTTCATCAGTTGATGCCACTAATGTCGTAGAAGATGCACCATATTTATTTAAGCTTCTGGACAAATTAGTGGAAGAAATAGGTGAGGAAAATGTAGTGCAG GTAATCACTGAAAATACTCCTAACTATAAAGCTGCAGGGAAAATGCTTGAAGAGAGGAGAAGAAATTTGTTTTGGACTCCTTGCGCTACCTACTGTTTTAATCAAGTGCTTGAAGATTTCATGAAGATAAAATTTGTAGAAGAGTGCATGGAAAAGGGCCAAAAAATTACAAAACTAATATACAATCAAATATGGTTGTTAAATCTTATGAAAAGTGAATTTACCCAGGGAAAGGATCTTCTTAGACCAGCCGGCACCCAGTGTGCTTCTAGCTTTGCTACATTGCTGAGTTTGTTGGATCATCGAGTTAGTCTCCGACGAATGTTTCTTTCAAACAAATGGATGTCATCCAGGTTCTCCAGCTCAAGTGAGGGGAAAGAGGTGCAAAGAATTGTTCTGAATGTTACATTTTGGAAGAAAATGCAGTATGTGAGGAAGTCAGTGGAACCCATTTTGCAAGTGATTCAAAAGCTGTCTAGTGGCGAGAGCTTGTCAATGCCATTTTTATATAACGACTTGTACAGGGCAAGACTTGCAATCAAATTTGGTCTTGGCGATGATGCACGTAAATATGAACCATTCTTGAAGGTGATAGACAGGCATTGTAACTCTCTGTTCTGTCATCCTCTTTACAAGGCTGCTTACTTCTTGAATCCATCATACCGATACCGTCAGGATTTTGCTGCG CATTCTGAGGTAGTACGAGGGCTGAATGAATGCATTGTTCGGCTAGATCTAGATAGTATGAGACGAATATCTGCATCAATGCAA ATTGCTCAttataattctgcacaagatgaTTTTGGAACTGAATTGGCAATTAGCACAAGAACAGATCTTGAACCAG CTGCTTGGTGGCAACAGCATGGAATAAGTTGCTTAGAGTTGCAAAGAATAGCCGTGCGTATATTAAGTCAGACATGCTCATCTTTTGCATGTGAGCATGATTCAAGTATGTATGATCAGATATATAGCAAAAAGAAAAACCGCTTATCTCAGAAGAAACTTAACGACATTATGTACGTTCACTATAACTTACGCCTTAGAGAATGCCAAGTAAGGAAAAGGTCCAGGGAGTCAAAGTCAACATCTGTTGACAATGTTTTACAAGAGCATTTACTTGGTGACTGGATAGTTGATACCGCTGCACAAAGCTCCGATGTTGATAAG AATATCCCTTTCGGAGTTGAATTAGACGACGAATATGAAAATGATTCAATTGACTATGAAGATGGTGGAGCTGCAAGACATCTAAAGGGTTCCCTTGAACTGATGACTATGGCTGACGGAGCAGTAGGATCATCAGATGCAGATCATGCTAACATCGATGGAGCCACTGACGATGAGTCGGATCTGAATTATTTTGACGATGATTTAAGCGACTAA